In Synechococcus sp. A18-25c, a single window of DNA contains:
- the rplQ gene encoding 50S ribosomal protein L17, translating to MRHQCRVPQLGRPADQRKAMLRGLTTQLIREGRVTTTKARAKALRDEAERMITLAKEGSLASRRRVLGYVYDKQLVHALFEKAPERYSDRKGGYTRITRTVRRRGDNAEMAIIELV from the coding sequence ATGCGTCACCAATGCCGAGTCCCGCAGCTGGGTCGCCCCGCTGACCAACGCAAGGCCATGTTGCGTGGCCTGACCACGCAGCTGATCCGCGAAGGTCGCGTCACCACCACCAAAGCGCGTGCCAAGGCGCTTCGTGATGAGGCAGAACGGATGATCACCCTTGCCAAGGAAGGCAGCCTCGCCTCCCGTCGCCGGGTACTGGGCTATGTGTACGACAAACAGCTGGTGCACGCCCTGTTTGAAAAGGCTCCAGAGCGTTATAGCGATCGCAAGGGCGGTTACACCCGCATCACTCGAACGGTTCGTCGCCGTGGTGACAATGCCGAGATGGCCATCATTGAACTGGTCTGA
- a CDS encoding DNA-directed RNA polymerase subunit alpha produces the protein MLQYQIDRIEHQIADDRSQTGVFLIGPLERGQATTLGNSLRRVLMGNLEGTAVTAVRIAGVNHEYATIPGVREDVLDILLNCKQITVNSRTSELEIGRLIVAGPATVKAKDLQFSSQVQVVDGERVIATVSEGYSLELEVHVERGVGYRPVDRHSEDTSAIDLLQIDAVFMPVHRVNFTIDETAVAEGGSARERLRMEVVTDGSITPDDAIAQSANQLIELFQPLATVTMVEEVPAEPEPTAEAQIPLEELNLSVRAYNCLKRAQVNSVSDLMGFSYEDLLEIKNFGSKSADEVIEALERIGIQIPQSRTSA, from the coding sequence GTGCTGCAATACCAGATCGACCGTATCGAGCATCAGATCGCTGACGATCGCTCCCAGACCGGTGTGTTTCTCATCGGCCCGCTGGAACGTGGTCAAGCCACGACGCTTGGCAATTCGCTTCGTCGGGTGCTGATGGGCAACCTCGAGGGCACAGCCGTGACGGCCGTGCGCATCGCCGGTGTCAATCATGAGTACGCCACCATCCCCGGAGTTCGGGAAGATGTGCTCGACATTTTGCTGAACTGCAAGCAGATCACGGTTAACAGCCGCACCAGCGAACTGGAAATCGGTCGCTTGATCGTTGCCGGGCCCGCCACGGTGAAAGCCAAGGACCTGCAGTTCTCCTCTCAAGTTCAAGTTGTTGACGGAGAGCGCGTGATCGCCACCGTCAGTGAGGGCTACAGCTTGGAGCTGGAAGTCCACGTTGAGCGCGGCGTGGGCTATCGCCCAGTGGATCGCCATAGCGAAGACACCAGCGCCATCGATCTTCTCCAGATCGATGCGGTGTTCATGCCCGTCCACCGGGTGAATTTCACCATTGATGAAACCGCTGTCGCAGAAGGGGGATCCGCTCGCGAGCGTCTGCGGATGGAGGTGGTGACCGATGGCTCCATCACACCCGATGACGCCATTGCTCAATCGGCCAATCAGCTGATTGAACTCTTCCAACCCCTGGCCACCGTGACCATGGTGGAAGAGGTTCCGGCAGAACCCGAACCCACAGCAGAAGCTCAAATTCCTCTCGAGGAGCTGAATCTGTCAGTGCGTGCTTACAACTGCCTGAAGCGCGCGCAGGTCAATTCGGTTTCCGATCTGATGGGCTTCAGCTACGAGGACCTGTTGGAAATCAAGAACTTCGGTTCCAAGTCTGCTGACGAAGTGATCGAGGCTCTCGAGCGCATCGGCATCCAGATTCCTCAGAGCCGCACCAGCGCCTGA
- the rpsK gene encoding 30S ribosomal protein S11 yields MAKTVKKSGPKKAKRNVPNGVAHIQSTFNNTIVSITDTTGEVISWSSAGASGFKGARKGTPFAAQTAAEAAARRALEQGMRQIEVLVRGPGSGRETAIRALQVAGLEITLIRDVTPLPHNGCRRSKRRRV; encoded by the coding sequence ATGGCCAAAACCGTCAAGAAATCAGGTCCTAAGAAGGCCAAGCGCAACGTCCCCAACGGCGTTGCTCACATCCAGAGCACCTTCAACAACACGATCGTGTCGATCACCGACACCACCGGAGAAGTCATTTCCTGGTCGTCGGCTGGTGCAAGTGGCTTCAAGGGTGCTCGCAAAGGCACTCCCTTCGCCGCCCAAACCGCAGCTGAAGCGGCTGCCCGACGTGCGCTCGAACAGGGCATGCGTCAGATCGAAGTGTTGGTGCGTGGACCTGGTTCAGGTCGCGAAACCGCCATTCGAGCCCTTCAAGTTGCAGGTCTTGAAATCACGCTGATCCGCGACGTGACTCCGCTGCCCCACAACGGCTGCCGTCGTTCCAAGCGTCGTCGCGTCTGA
- the rpsM gene encoding 30S ribosomal protein S13, with amino-acid sequence MARIAGVDIPRDKRIEVALTYIYGIGPTRAKTILSKTGVNPDTRVKDLEDGDVQKLRGATEAFTIEGDLRRQEGMALKRLQDIGCLRGRRHRMSLPVRGQRTRTNARTRRGARKTVAGKKK; translated from the coding sequence GTGGCTCGGATTGCTGGTGTCGACATCCCCCGCGACAAGCGGATCGAAGTCGCCCTCACCTACATCTACGGAATTGGTCCCACACGGGCCAAAACCATCCTCTCCAAAACCGGTGTCAACCCCGACACGCGCGTCAAGGATCTCGAGGATGGCGATGTGCAGAAACTGCGCGGTGCCACCGAAGCTTTCACCATTGAAGGTGATCTGCGTCGCCAAGAGGGCATGGCCCTCAAGCGTTTGCAAGACATCGGTTGCCTGCGTGGACGTCGTCACCGCATGAGCCTCCCCGTGCGCGGTCAGCGGACCCGTACCAATGCCCGCACCCGCCGCGGCGCCCGCAAAACCGTGGCCGGCAAGAAGAAGTAA
- the rpmJ gene encoding 50S ribosomal protein L36, which produces MKVRASVKKMCDKCRVIRRHGRVLVICENPKHKQRQG; this is translated from the coding sequence ATGAAGGTGCGTGCCTCGGTCAAGAAAATGTGTGACAAGTGCCGGGTGATTCGTCGCCACGGCCGCGTCTTGGTGATTTGCGAAAACCCCAAGCACAAGCAGCGCCAGGGTTGA
- a CDS encoding adenylate kinase, which yields MKQRLLFVGPPGAGKGTQAARLCEAHDLRHLSTGDLLRAEVAAGSELGKEAEAVMNRGELVSDSLVLAIVKSQLSALNGQGWLLDGFPRNVAQAEALEPLLQELNQSIESVVLLELDDAVLIERLLGRGRADDNEAVIRNRLAVYEEQTAPLINYYREKNLLVSVEAHGSVEAITERIEAVVA from the coding sequence ATGAAGCAACGCCTCCTCTTCGTTGGCCCCCCCGGTGCCGGCAAAGGCACCCAGGCAGCCCGGCTCTGCGAGGCCCACGATCTCCGACACCTCTCCACAGGCGACCTACTGCGCGCTGAAGTGGCCGCCGGCAGCGAACTGGGTAAAGAAGCCGAAGCGGTGATGAATCGTGGAGAGCTGGTGAGCGACAGCCTGGTGCTGGCAATTGTGAAATCCCAGCTTTCCGCCCTGAATGGCCAGGGCTGGCTTCTGGATGGCTTCCCTCGCAATGTGGCTCAGGCCGAAGCGCTCGAACCGCTCCTTCAAGAGCTCAACCAGAGCATTGAAAGCGTGGTCTTGTTGGAACTCGACGATGCGGTGCTGATCGAGCGCCTTCTGGGCCGTGGCCGTGCGGATGACAACGAAGCCGTCATTCGCAACCGACTCGCGGTCTACGAAGAGCAAACAGCCCCGCTGATCAACTACTACCGCGAGAAAAACCTGCTGGTGTCGGTCGAAGCCCATGGAAGCGTCGAAGCCATCACGGAGCGCATCGAAGCCGTTGTTGCTTGA
- the secY gene encoding preprotein translocase subunit SecY, with amino-acid sequence MLVSRGRNPSAAEVITQLVQNPELRGRVLTTLGLLMLIRLGIYIPMPGIDRIAFQSFIEQGGQLIGFLDIFTGGGISTLGVFALGILPFINASIILQLLTASLPQLEDLQKNEGEAGRRKLAQITRYVALGWGLIQSIIFAMILRPYAVEGLSELVFVAQTALALVTGSMVVMWLSEVITERGIGQGASLVIFLNIVATLPKALGSTIEKAQTGDRNDVFGIVILVLVFLITIVGIIFVQEGQRRLPIVSAKRQVGGGAVLPNRQSYLPLKLNAGGVMPIIFASALIFLPLTLANVSNNPFLIKAASALNPGGPNAWIYALVFFSLILGFSYFYASLTFNPVDVASNLKRGGVAIPGVRPGTATATYLEGVKNRLTLLGGLFLGAVAIIPSAVERATGVTTFQGLGATSLLILVGVAIDTAKQVQTYVISQRYEGLVRQ; translated from the coding sequence ATGCTCGTCAGTCGGGGACGCAACCCCAGCGCTGCTGAAGTCATTACCCAGCTGGTTCAGAACCCAGAGCTGAGAGGCCGGGTTCTCACCACGCTGGGATTGCTGATGTTGATTCGTCTCGGCATCTACATCCCGATGCCGGGGATCGACCGCATCGCCTTTCAGTCGTTCATCGAACAAGGTGGACAGCTGATCGGCTTCCTCGACATCTTCACCGGCGGAGGCATTTCGACGCTCGGTGTTTTCGCCCTCGGCATCCTGCCGTTCATCAATGCCTCGATCATCCTGCAGCTACTGACGGCTTCGCTGCCACAGCTGGAAGACCTGCAGAAAAATGAAGGGGAAGCAGGCCGGCGCAAACTGGCTCAGATCACGCGCTACGTCGCGCTTGGCTGGGGTCTGATTCAAAGCATCATCTTCGCGATGATCCTGCGGCCCTATGCCGTGGAAGGCCTGTCTGAATTGGTGTTTGTGGCCCAGACCGCTTTGGCTCTGGTGACGGGATCCATGGTCGTGATGTGGCTCAGTGAAGTGATCACCGAGCGGGGAATTGGTCAGGGCGCGTCCTTGGTGATTTTCCTGAACATCGTTGCGACCTTGCCCAAAGCCCTCGGTTCAACCATCGAAAAAGCGCAGACAGGCGATCGGAACGACGTTTTCGGCATCGTGATTCTTGTGCTGGTGTTCCTGATCACCATCGTGGGGATCATCTTTGTGCAGGAGGGGCAGCGACGTCTACCGATCGTGAGCGCCAAGCGCCAGGTCGGGGGTGGTGCTGTTCTTCCCAATCGTCAGAGCTATCTGCCGCTCAAGTTGAACGCTGGCGGCGTGATGCCAATCATTTTCGCGTCGGCACTCATTTTCCTGCCTCTCACCCTCGCCAATGTCAGCAACAACCCGTTCCTGATCAAAGCGGCCAGCGCCTTGAACCCCGGCGGCCCCAATGCGTGGATTTATGCCCTCGTGTTCTTTTCGCTGATTCTTGGCTTCTCCTATTTCTACGCCTCGCTGACGTTCAACCCCGTGGACGTGGCCAGCAATCTCAAGCGTGGAGGTGTGGCCATCCCGGGTGTACGCCCAGGCACCGCAACCGCGACTTACCTGGAGGGTGTGAAAAACAGGCTCACCCTGCTTGGAGGCTTATTCCTCGGAGCTGTGGCCATCATTCCCTCAGCCGTGGAGCGCGCCACTGGCGTGACCACCTTTCAGGGATTGGGTGCCACCTCATTGCTGATCCTCGTCGGTGTCGCGATCGACACGGCCAAGCAGGTGCAGACCTACGTGATCTCTCAGCGCTACGAAGGCCTCGTGCGCCAATAG
- the rplO gene encoding 50S ribosomal protein L15 has translation MTLRLDSLKANQGARRRKLRKGRGIAAGQGASCGFGMRGQKSRSGRPTRPGFEGGQMPLYRRVPKLKHFPLVNPKNFTVVNVSALSELKAGSTVNLDSLVKDGIVTSPKHPLKILGNGELKAKLTVQAAAFTASARTKIEAAGGTCELLD, from the coding sequence ATGACTCTCCGACTCGACTCTCTCAAGGCCAATCAAGGTGCCCGTCGTCGCAAACTGCGTAAGGGTCGCGGCATTGCCGCTGGCCAAGGTGCGAGCTGCGGCTTCGGCATGCGCGGACAAAAGTCCCGCTCGGGCCGTCCGACCCGCCCCGGCTTCGAGGGTGGCCAGATGCCTCTCTATCGGCGCGTGCCGAAGCTGAAGCATTTTCCGCTGGTGAACCCCAAGAACTTCACCGTGGTGAATGTTTCAGCTCTAAGTGAACTCAAGGCTGGAAGCACCGTCAATCTCGATTCACTCGTGAAAGACGGCATTGTCACCAGCCCCAAGCACCCCTTGAAAATCCTCGGCAACGGGGAACTCAAGGCCAAGCTGACCGTTCAAGCCGCTGCCTTCACGGCCTCCGCACGGACCAAGATCGAAGCAGCTGGTGGCACCTGCGAACTGCTGGACTGA
- the rpsE gene encoding 30S ribosomal protein S5: MTDSNPQSNSNAVPAASDVPAAAEGQQQEQRRGGRDRGDRRGGRRGDRRNQERDSEWQERVVQIRRVSKTVKGGKKMSFRAIVVVGNERGQVGVGVGKAGDVIGAVRKGVADGKKHLVKVPLTRHNSIPTLSNGRDGAASVLIRPAAPGTGVIAGGSIRTVLELAGIKNVLAKRLGSKTPLNNARAAMVALDSLRTHKETAKERGISLEQIYS; encoded by the coding sequence ATGACCGATTCCAACCCTCAATCCAACTCCAACGCCGTCCCGGCAGCGTCCGACGTCCCTGCAGCGGCCGAAGGTCAGCAGCAGGAGCAGCGTCGTGGTGGTCGCGACCGTGGTGACCGCCGTGGCGGACGTCGCGGAGACCGCCGAAACCAGGAGCGTGACTCCGAATGGCAAGAACGGGTGGTGCAGATCCGACGTGTCTCCAAAACCGTGAAAGGCGGTAAGAAGATGAGCTTCCGCGCCATCGTTGTTGTCGGCAACGAACGCGGTCAGGTCGGCGTCGGCGTCGGCAAAGCCGGTGACGTGATCGGTGCCGTGCGCAAAGGCGTTGCTGATGGCAAGAAGCACCTCGTGAAAGTGCCTCTTACCCGTCACAACTCCATTCCGACGCTGTCCAACGGGCGTGACGGTGCTGCCAGCGTGCTGATTCGCCCTGCAGCTCCTGGTACCGGTGTGATCGCGGGTGGCTCCATCCGCACCGTGCTCGAACTGGCTGGCATCAAAAACGTGCTGGCCAAGCGCCTCGGCAGTAAGACACCCCTCAATAACGCCCGGGCTGCCATGGTGGCCCTGGACAGTCTCCGCACGCACAAGGAGACCGCCAAGGAACGGGGGATCTCCCTCGAGCAGATCTACTCCTGA
- the rplR gene encoding 50S ribosomal protein L18, whose product MSTLSRKQQTQKRHRRLRRHLSGTAARPRLAVFRSNSHIYAQVIDDDAQSTLCSASTLDKDLRTSLKDTSSTCTASVAVGELLAKRALAKGIQQVVFDRGGNLYHGRVKALADAAREAGLQF is encoded by the coding sequence ATGTCGACCCTTTCCCGCAAACAACAGACACAGAAGCGCCACCGGCGCCTGCGTCGTCACCTCAGTGGCACAGCCGCGCGTCCCCGTCTGGCTGTGTTCCGCTCCAACAGTCACATCTACGCCCAGGTCATCGACGACGATGCGCAGAGCACTCTGTGCTCGGCATCGACCCTCGACAAAGACCTGCGCACCAGTCTCAAAGACACCAGCAGCACCTGCACCGCCTCTGTTGCCGTCGGTGAACTGCTCGCCAAACGTGCCCTGGCCAAGGGCATCCAACAGGTGGTCTTCGATCGCGGCGGCAACCTGTATCACGGCCGGGTGAAAGCCCTTGCCGACGCCGCCCGGGAAGCGGGCCTTCAGTTCTGA
- the rplF gene encoding 50S ribosomal protein L6, which produces MSRIGKSPIPVPDKVTVSLDGLAVTVKGPKGELKRTLPDGVSVNQVDNTIVVAPTSTKRTSRERHGLCRTLVANMIEGVNNGYSKKLEIVGVGSRAQVKGKTLVVSAGYSHQIEMLAPEGITFAVENNTNVTVSGIDKELVGNEAAKIRAIRPPEPYKGKGIKYAGERILRKAGKSGKK; this is translated from the coding sequence ATGTCTCGTATCGGTAAATCCCCCATCCCAGTTCCCGACAAGGTGACCGTGAGCCTCGATGGCCTCGCCGTGACCGTGAAGGGACCCAAGGGCGAACTGAAGCGCACACTCCCCGATGGCGTGAGTGTCAATCAGGTGGACAACACCATCGTGGTGGCCCCCACCAGCACCAAGCGCACCTCTCGGGAGCGTCACGGCCTTTGCCGCACGCTGGTGGCCAACATGATCGAAGGTGTCAACAACGGCTACTCCAAGAAATTGGAAATCGTCGGCGTGGGCTCCAGAGCTCAGGTGAAAGGCAAGACGCTCGTCGTCAGCGCTGGCTACAGCCACCAGATCGAAATGTTGGCGCCTGAAGGCATCACCTTCGCGGTGGAGAACAACACCAACGTCACGGTCTCCGGCATCGATAAGGAGCTGGTGGGCAATGAAGCCGCCAAGATCCGCGCGATCCGCCCCCCCGAGCCTTACAAGGGCAAGGGCATCAAATACGCGGGCGAGCGCATCCTGCGCAAGGCAGGCAAGTCAGGCAAGAAGTAA
- the rpsH gene encoding 30S ribosomal protein S8 — protein MANHDPISDMLTRIRNASEKRHQNTKVPASRMSRSIAKVLQQEGFIAEISEEGEGVHTSLVLELKYSGKHRQPTIRSMQRVSKPGLRIYKNTRGLPKVLGGLGVAIISTSKGVMSDRDARKQGVGGEVLCYVY, from the coding sequence ATGGCCAATCACGACCCTATTTCCGACATGCTCACCCGCATTCGTAATGCGAGTGAGAAACGTCACCAAAACACGAAAGTTCCCGCTTCCCGCATGTCGCGCAGCATCGCCAAAGTGCTGCAGCAGGAAGGCTTCATTGCCGAAATCAGTGAAGAAGGCGAAGGCGTCCACACCAGTCTGGTGCTGGAGCTGAAGTACAGCGGCAAGCACCGCCAGCCCACCATCCGCTCGATGCAGCGCGTGAGCAAGCCTGGCCTGCGCATCTACAAGAACACCCGCGGCCTTCCCAAGGTCCTCGGCGGACTGGGGGTGGCCATCATCTCCACCTCCAAGGGTGTGATGAGCGACCGCGACGCCCGCAAACAAGGCGTCGGCGGTGAAGTGCTCTGCTACGTCTATTGA
- the rplE gene encoding 50S ribosomal protein L5: MSLKQRYRETIQPKLLKDLSLSNVHEVPKVLKVTVNRGLGEAAANAKSLEASVNELAQITGQKVVVTRAKKAIAGFKIRQGMPIGCAVTLRGDRMYAFLERLINLALPRIRDFRGVSPKSFDGRGNYTLGVREQIIFPEISFDQIDAIRGMDITIVTTARTDEEGRALLREMGMPFRSN; encoded by the coding sequence ATGTCACTGAAACAGCGCTACAGGGAGACCATTCAGCCCAAGTTGCTGAAAGATCTGAGTCTCTCCAACGTCCACGAAGTTCCCAAGGTGTTGAAAGTCACCGTGAACCGGGGACTCGGCGAAGCCGCCGCCAATGCGAAGTCTCTCGAGGCTTCGGTGAACGAGCTCGCGCAGATCACCGGCCAGAAGGTCGTTGTGACCCGCGCCAAAAAAGCCATCGCCGGCTTCAAGATCCGCCAAGGCATGCCCATCGGCTGCGCCGTCACCCTGCGTGGCGATCGCATGTATGCCTTCCTGGAGCGCCTGATCAACCTGGCACTGCCCCGCATCCGCGATTTCCGCGGCGTGAGCCCCAAGAGCTTTGACGGACGCGGCAACTACACCCTGGGGGTGAGAGAGCAAATCATCTTCCCTGAAATCTCCTTCGACCAGATCGACGCCATCAGGGGCATGGACATCACAATTGTGACCACTGCCCGCACGGATGAAGAGGGCCGGGCCCTCCTCCGCGAGATGGGAATGCCATTCCGCAGCAACTGA
- the rplX gene encoding 50S ribosomal protein L24, giving the protein MATATPKSGSSQRLKMRLRKGDTVQVITGKDKGKTGEVLRTLPTENRVIVQGINMRTRHVKPTQEGESGRIVTEEASLHASNVMLYSTDKKVASRVELITDKDGSKKRRLKKTGEVID; this is encoded by the coding sequence ATGGCAACTGCAACCCCCAAATCCGGCTCCTCGCAGCGCCTCAAGATGCGCCTGCGCAAGGGCGACACCGTTCAGGTGATCACCGGCAAGGACAAGGGCAAGACCGGAGAAGTTCTCCGCACCCTTCCCACCGAAAACCGCGTCATCGTCCAAGGCATCAACATGCGCACCCGGCATGTGAAGCCCACCCAGGAAGGTGAAAGCGGTCGGATCGTCACGGAAGAGGCTTCCCTGCACGCCTCCAACGTGATGCTCTATTCCACCGACAAGAAAGTGGCCAGCCGAGTCGAGCTGATCACTGACAAAGACGGCAGCAAGAAGCGCCGCCTCAAGAAAACCGGCGAAGTGATCGACTGA
- the rplN gene encoding 50S ribosomal protein L14, which translates to MIQQESFLTVADNSGAKRIQCIRVLGTNRRYAHVGDVIVAAVKDAMPNMGVKKSDVVKAVVVRTKATLRRDTGNSIRFDDNAAVIINDDKNPKGTRVFGPVARELRDRNFTKIVSLAPEVI; encoded by the coding sequence GTGATCCAACAGGAATCGTTCCTCACCGTCGCTGACAACAGCGGCGCCAAGCGCATTCAGTGCATCCGTGTGCTGGGCACCAACCGTCGCTACGCCCACGTGGGCGATGTGATCGTGGCCGCCGTCAAAGACGCCATGCCCAACATGGGCGTGAAAAAGTCTGATGTGGTGAAGGCCGTGGTGGTCCGCACCAAGGCCACCCTGCGTCGCGACACCGGTAACTCGATCCGGTTCGACGACAACGCAGCTGTGATCATTAACGACGACAAAAACCCCAAGGGCACTCGCGTGTTCGGTCCAGTCGCTCGTGAACTGCGTGATCGCAACTTCACCAAAATCGTCTCCCTCGCACCGGAGGTGATCTGA
- the rpsQ gene encoding 30S ribosomal protein S17 has protein sequence MALKERVGTVVSDKMDKTVVVAVENRFPHPIYQKTVSRTTRYKAHDENNSVRVGDRVRITETRPLSRHKRWAVAEVLSHSPKAEEVAK, from the coding sequence ATGGCACTCAAGGAAAGGGTCGGCACCGTCGTCAGCGACAAGATGGACAAAACGGTGGTGGTGGCGGTGGAAAACCGCTTCCCCCATCCCATCTATCAAAAGACGGTGAGCCGCACCACCCGCTACAAGGCTCATGACGAGAACAACAGCGTTCGCGTCGGTGACCGTGTTCGCATCACCGAAACACGTCCGCTCAGCCGCCACAAGCGCTGGGCCGTGGCCGAAGTTCTCAGCCACAGCCCGAAAGCTGAGGAGGTCGCCAAGTGA
- the rpmC gene encoding 50S ribosomal protein L29 translates to MARSNASELRQLSDADITDQINGLRRELFDLRFQQATRQLANTHRFKESRLKLAQLLTVQKERQSSTAS, encoded by the coding sequence ATGGCCCGTTCCAACGCTTCCGAGCTGCGTCAACTCTCTGATGCAGACATCACCGACCAGATCAACGGACTCCGTCGCGAGCTGTTTGACCTGCGCTTCCAGCAAGCCACCCGGCAGCTGGCCAACACTCACCGTTTTAAGGAAAGCCGCCTCAAGCTGGCCCAGCTCCTGACGGTGCAGAAGGAGCGTCAAAGCTCCACCGCCTCCTGA
- the rplP gene encoding 50S ribosomal protein L16 has protein sequence MLSPKRVKFRKQQRGRMRGVATRGNTIAFGQFALQAQECGWITSRQIEASRRAMTRYVKRGGKIWIRIFPDKPVTMRPAETRMGSGKGNPEFWVAVIKPGRILFEMGGDEITPEIAKEAMRLAQYKLPVKTKFITLDEQEQSSGAKAPAAAAATVES, from the coding sequence ATGCTGAGTCCAAAACGCGTCAAATTCCGTAAGCAGCAGCGCGGCCGCATGCGCGGTGTCGCCACTCGTGGCAACACCATCGCCTTCGGTCAATTCGCTCTGCAGGCCCAAGAGTGCGGCTGGATCACCTCCCGCCAAATTGAGGCCAGCCGTCGTGCCATGACCCGCTACGTCAAGCGTGGCGGAAAGATCTGGATCCGAATCTTCCCGGATAAGCCCGTCACCATGCGCCCTGCTGAAACCCGGATGGGTTCCGGTAAGGGCAACCCTGAATTCTGGGTTGCGGTGATTAAGCCCGGTCGGATTCTGTTCGAGATGGGCGGTGATGAAATCACCCCCGAAATCGCCAAGGAAGCCATGCGCCTCGCGCAATACAAGCTCCCTGTGAAGACCAAGTTCATCACCCTTGATGAACAGGAGCAGTCCTCCGGTGCCAAGGCCCCGGCAGCTGCTGCCGCCACCGTGGAGTCCTGA
- the rpsC gene encoding 30S ribosomal protein S3, translated as MGHKIHPTGLRLGITQEHRSRWYAPSKSYPSLLQEDDRIRKFIHKKYGSAGISDVLIARKADQLEVELKTARPGVLVGRQGSGIEELRSGIQKTVGDRNRQVRINVVEVERVDADAFLLAEYIAQQLEKRVAFRRTIRMAVQRAQRAGVLGLKIQVSGRLNGAEIARTEWTREGRVPLHTLRADIDYATKVASTTYGVLGIKVWVFKGEVLGDDAQQQLPVGATPRRRAGRRPQQFEDRSNEG; from the coding sequence ATGGGACACAAAATCCATCCAACCGGCTTACGCCTGGGGATTACCCAGGAGCACCGGTCCCGCTGGTACGCACCCAGCAAGAGCTATCCGAGCCTCCTCCAAGAGGATGACCGGATCCGCAAGTTCATCCACAAGAAGTACGGCTCCGCCGGCATCAGCGACGTGCTGATTGCTCGGAAAGCCGATCAACTTGAAGTGGAGCTCAAGACTGCACGTCCCGGCGTCCTCGTGGGCCGCCAGGGCAGTGGCATCGAAGAGCTGCGCTCTGGCATTCAGAAGACCGTCGGCGACCGCAACCGTCAGGTGCGGATCAATGTGGTCGAGGTGGAGCGTGTGGACGCTGATGCCTTCCTGCTTGCTGAGTACATCGCTCAGCAGCTTGAGAAGCGCGTCGCCTTCCGTCGCACCATCCGCATGGCCGTTCAGCGCGCTCAGCGCGCCGGCGTTCTCGGCCTGAAGATCCAGGTCTCAGGACGTCTGAACGGTGCAGAGATCGCACGAACCGAATGGACGCGAGAAGGTCGTGTGCCTCTGCACACCCTTCGCGCCGACATCGATTACGCCACCAAGGTGGCCAGCACGACCTACGGCGTGCTGGGCATCAAGGTTTGGGTGTTCAAAGGCGAAGTGCTGGGTGATGACGCCCAGCAGCAGCTGCCTGTGGGGGCAACCCCGCGTCGACGGGCCGGTCGCAGGCCCCAACAGTTCGAAGACCGCTCCAACGAGGGGTGA